One part of the Nematostella vectensis chromosome 8, jaNemVect1.1, whole genome shotgun sequence genome encodes these proteins:
- the LOC5501712 gene encoding protein turtle homolog B isoform X1 — protein MIHRNSKSGFVFQLLVIWASHGLAHGVFILRFVKSPPRVTQVPERSVAILPCAAESILQPLTYKWLLNGQLLSIRSNGNYTWQGYQGNLLIPSLRQNSLNDGGLFQCTASNSLGSILGPISVLRVAYLEPYEGQAILKGYSKYTFESFCLDPPLVTSVPMATVTWSRVTGSVIHDGDKLGRVLIASGGHLCVLAADNTDIDMYTCTLNNPVTQQSFSIKHSVALVGMSTSQKLSFLKRPRDAQVVEGRDQFVVFECIMSWEVEYLGNYTYNGYYFPVKPKISWYKGNNVLSPSSKYGFVHNTTSTKIAIYRPTKADEGTYRCVAIDTSNVVFVAQAQLTVKTEIEESSPKFDGTLPPSMVAFLGKSAKITCPRARGALTYTWYHNAVPVSPDHRVSVTSNGSLLIKDVMRPDNGIYQVFAENSFGKSSAEPVYLLVSELNVISTTSTSPSPLPSPSPTSITPPASVTLPNSTNSIQPTTVAKEQPSSREPFTEPNTRLPSSKKVEPWKNIPGSKYFPGRDGSTESAGLGAKMEQSRTERWRTIALVCLVTIGLVVLGLIVLFTYYKRKNLLKLPSVSFSKNTRRLSHSESTTPDYDLRLDSKNPLYGDSRTNREERFESNVYVSIHDDSNPLYSGFCPNRQEPNSSKNPMYSGTHHDRQDPDSGKNHLYSGIHHNRQEPNSSKNPLYSGTHHDREDPDSCKNHLYSGIHPDRQYHDVDKTHLYSSIYLDSQDPHKDKNHPYSGIHPDGSGAFPSRTSTRETSTTSNIYEPVASLEILEASNGIQGTSCDLQGASHDNTAMECDKETE, from the exons TTATTCTGCGGTTTGTGAAGAGTCCCCCACGAGTGACACAAGTTCCAGAAAGATCTGTTGCTATCCTTCCCTGTGCTGCGGAGTCCATCTTGCAACCACTTACATACAAATGGCTTCTTAACGGTCAGCTGCTGTCGATCAGATCAAATGGAAACTACACATGGCAAGGTTACCAAGGAAACCTGCTTATACCCAGTCTCCGCCAGAATAGTCTCAATGACGGCGGTTTGTTTCAATGCACTGCaagtaattccttggggtcgATACTGGGGCCTATTTCTGTACTGAGAGTCGCTT ATCTCGAACCGTACGAAGGACAAGCTATCTTAAAAGGATACTCCAAATACAcattcgagtcattctgctTGGACCCGCCCCTCGTGACAAGCGTTCCTATGGCAACTGTCACGTGGTCAAGGGTCACTGGTAGCGTCATCCATGATGGGGACAAGTTGGGAAGAGTGCTGATAGCGTCAGGCGGTCACCTCTGTGTCCTGGCCGCGGATAACACGGACATAGACATGTACACGTGCACCTTGAATAACCCCGTCACCCAACAATCATTTTCGATAAAACACAGCGTGGCTTTAGTAG GGATGTCGACAAGTCAAAAGCTGTCGTTTCTCAAGCGCCCGCGTGACGCCCAAGTGGTCGAAGGACGTGACCAGTTCGTGGTGTTTGAGTGTATCATGTCCTGGGAAGTGGAATACTTAGGGAACTATACCTACAACGGCTATTA TTTTCCAGTTAAACCCAAGATCTCGTGGTACAAAGGGAACAACGTGTTATCACCAAGTAGCAAGTATGGCTTCGTGCATAATACAACGTCTACAAAGATCGCTATTTACCGCCCTACCAAGGCCGACGAGGGGACATACAGATGCGTGGCAATAGATACAAGCAATGTTGTGTTTGTAGCCCAAGCTCAACTTACCGTCAAGACTGAGATAGAAG AATCCAGTCCAAAGTTTGATGGTACTTTACCTCCCTCAATGGTCGCCTTCCTGGGAAAATCAGCCAAGATCACCTGCCCTCGCGCGAGAGGGGCGTTAACCTACACGTGGTACCACAACGCCGTCCCAGTCTCACCTGATCACAGGGTCTCAGTCACGAGTAATGGCAGCCTGTTGATCAAAGATGTCATGAGGCCTGATAACGGGATATATCAGGTTTTTGCAGAGAATTCGTTCGGAAAGAGCAGTGCGGAGCCTGTATACTTACTCGTCTCAG AGCTTAATGTAATAAGCACAACGTCtacatcgccatcgccattgccatcaccatcacctacGTCAATAACACCACCTGCATCAGTAACTCTGCCAAACTCAACGAATTCCATTCAACCAACAACGGTTGCCAAGGAGCAGCCGTCATCAAGGGAACCATTCACAGAACCCAATACAAGGTTACCCAGTTCCAAGAAGGTTGAGCCCTGGAAAAATATACCAGGCAGCAAATATTTCCCCGGAAGAGACGGGTCAACAGAAAGTGCTGGACTTGGTGCGAAAATGGAGCAGAGCAGGACGGAAAGATGGAGGACGATTGCCTTGGTCTGCCTGGTAACTATTGGCCTTGTGGTGCTTGGTCTTATAGTTCTGTTTACTTATTATAAAAG AAAAAACTTGCTCAAACTTCCAAGCGTATCGTTCTCGAAGAACACCAGGCGTCTCTCGCACAGTGAAAG CACCACACCGGACTACGATCTACGACTCGACAGCAAGAACCCTCTTTACGGGGACAGTCGGACAAACAGAGAAGAAAG ATTTGAAAGCAATGTATACGTGTCAATTCACGATGACTCAAACCCACTGTACAGCGGTTTTTGCCCTAACAGGCAAGAACCGAATAGTTCCAAAAATCCAATGTACAGCGGTACACACCATGATAGGCAAGACCCGGATAGTGGCAAAAATCATCTGTACAGCGGTATACACCATAACAGGCAAGAGCCGAATAGTTCCAAAAATCCCCTGTACAGCGGTACACACCATGATAGGGAAGACCCGGATAGTTGCAAAAATCATCTGTACAGCGGTATACACCCTGACAGGCAATATCATGATGTTGACAAAACTCATCTATACAGCAGTATATACCTTGATAGTCAAGACCCGCACAAGGACAAGAATCATCCGTACAGCGGTATACATCCTGACGG TTCCGGTGCGTTCCCGTCACGTACTTCAACGAGAGAAACTTCGACGACAAGCAACATTTACGA GCCTGTGGCCAGCCTAGAAATACTGGAGGCATCAAATGGCATACAAGGAACATCATGTGACCTTCAGGGAGCATCACATGACAACACAGCCATGGAGTGTGACAAGGAGACCGAATGA
- the LOC5501712 gene encoding netrin receptor DCC isoform X2, whose amino-acid sequence MIHRNSKSGFVFQLLVIWASHGLAHGVFILRFVKSPPRVTQVPERSVAILPCAAESILQPLTYKWLLNGQLLSIRSNGNYTWQGYQGNLLIPSLRQNSLNDGGLFQCTASNSLGSILGPISVLRVAYLEPYEGQAILKGYSKYTFESFCLDPPLVTSVPMATVTWSRVTGSVIHDGDKLGRVLIASGGHLCVLAADNTDIDMYTCTLNNPVTQQSFSIKHSVALVGMSTSQKLSFLKRPRDAQVVEGRDQFVVFECIMSWEVEYLGNYTYNGYYFPVKPKISWYKGNNVLSPSSKYGFVHNTTSTKIAIYRPTKADEGTYRCVAIDTSNVVFVAQAQLTVKTEIEESSPKFDGTLPPSMVAFLGKSAKITCPRARGALTYTWYHNAVPVSPDHRVSVTSNGSLLIKDVMRPDNGIYQVFAENSFGKSSAEPVYLLVSELNVISTTSTSPSPLPSPSPTSITPPASVTLPNSTNSIQPTTVAKEQPSSREPFTEPNTRLPSSKKVEPWKNIPGSKYFPGRDGSTESAGLGAKMEQSRTERWRTIALVCLVTIGLVVLGLIVLFTYYKRKNLLKLPSVSFSKNTRRLSHSERFESNVYVSIHDDSNPLYSGFCPNRQEPNSSKNPMYSGTHHDRQDPDSGKNHLYSGIHHNRQEPNSSKNPLYSGTHHDREDPDSCKNHLYSGIHPDRQYHDVDKTHLYSSIYLDSQDPHKDKNHPYSGIHPDGSGAFPSRTSTRETSTTSNIYEPVASLEILEASNGIQGTSCDLQGASHDNTAMECDKETE is encoded by the exons TTATTCTGCGGTTTGTGAAGAGTCCCCCACGAGTGACACAAGTTCCAGAAAGATCTGTTGCTATCCTTCCCTGTGCTGCGGAGTCCATCTTGCAACCACTTACATACAAATGGCTTCTTAACGGTCAGCTGCTGTCGATCAGATCAAATGGAAACTACACATGGCAAGGTTACCAAGGAAACCTGCTTATACCCAGTCTCCGCCAGAATAGTCTCAATGACGGCGGTTTGTTTCAATGCACTGCaagtaattccttggggtcgATACTGGGGCCTATTTCTGTACTGAGAGTCGCTT ATCTCGAACCGTACGAAGGACAAGCTATCTTAAAAGGATACTCCAAATACAcattcgagtcattctgctTGGACCCGCCCCTCGTGACAAGCGTTCCTATGGCAACTGTCACGTGGTCAAGGGTCACTGGTAGCGTCATCCATGATGGGGACAAGTTGGGAAGAGTGCTGATAGCGTCAGGCGGTCACCTCTGTGTCCTGGCCGCGGATAACACGGACATAGACATGTACACGTGCACCTTGAATAACCCCGTCACCCAACAATCATTTTCGATAAAACACAGCGTGGCTTTAGTAG GGATGTCGACAAGTCAAAAGCTGTCGTTTCTCAAGCGCCCGCGTGACGCCCAAGTGGTCGAAGGACGTGACCAGTTCGTGGTGTTTGAGTGTATCATGTCCTGGGAAGTGGAATACTTAGGGAACTATACCTACAACGGCTATTA TTTTCCAGTTAAACCCAAGATCTCGTGGTACAAAGGGAACAACGTGTTATCACCAAGTAGCAAGTATGGCTTCGTGCATAATACAACGTCTACAAAGATCGCTATTTACCGCCCTACCAAGGCCGACGAGGGGACATACAGATGCGTGGCAATAGATACAAGCAATGTTGTGTTTGTAGCCCAAGCTCAACTTACCGTCAAGACTGAGATAGAAG AATCCAGTCCAAAGTTTGATGGTACTTTACCTCCCTCAATGGTCGCCTTCCTGGGAAAATCAGCCAAGATCACCTGCCCTCGCGCGAGAGGGGCGTTAACCTACACGTGGTACCACAACGCCGTCCCAGTCTCACCTGATCACAGGGTCTCAGTCACGAGTAATGGCAGCCTGTTGATCAAAGATGTCATGAGGCCTGATAACGGGATATATCAGGTTTTTGCAGAGAATTCGTTCGGAAAGAGCAGTGCGGAGCCTGTATACTTACTCGTCTCAG AGCTTAATGTAATAAGCACAACGTCtacatcgccatcgccattgccatcaccatcacctacGTCAATAACACCACCTGCATCAGTAACTCTGCCAAACTCAACGAATTCCATTCAACCAACAACGGTTGCCAAGGAGCAGCCGTCATCAAGGGAACCATTCACAGAACCCAATACAAGGTTACCCAGTTCCAAGAAGGTTGAGCCCTGGAAAAATATACCAGGCAGCAAATATTTCCCCGGAAGAGACGGGTCAACAGAAAGTGCTGGACTTGGTGCGAAAATGGAGCAGAGCAGGACGGAAAGATGGAGGACGATTGCCTTGGTCTGCCTGGTAACTATTGGCCTTGTGGTGCTTGGTCTTATAGTTCTGTTTACTTATTATAAAAG AAAAAACTTGCTCAAACTTCCAAGCGTATCGTTCTCGAAGAACACCAGGCGTCTCTCGCACAGTGAAAG ATTTGAAAGCAATGTATACGTGTCAATTCACGATGACTCAAACCCACTGTACAGCGGTTTTTGCCCTAACAGGCAAGAACCGAATAGTTCCAAAAATCCAATGTACAGCGGTACACACCATGATAGGCAAGACCCGGATAGTGGCAAAAATCATCTGTACAGCGGTATACACCATAACAGGCAAGAGCCGAATAGTTCCAAAAATCCCCTGTACAGCGGTACACACCATGATAGGGAAGACCCGGATAGTTGCAAAAATCATCTGTACAGCGGTATACACCCTGACAGGCAATATCATGATGTTGACAAAACTCATCTATACAGCAGTATATACCTTGATAGTCAAGACCCGCACAAGGACAAGAATCATCCGTACAGCGGTATACATCCTGACGG TTCCGGTGCGTTCCCGTCACGTACTTCAACGAGAGAAACTTCGACGACAAGCAACATTTACGA GCCTGTGGCCAGCCTAGAAATACTGGAGGCATCAAATGGCATACAAGGAACATCATGTGACCTTCAGGGAGCATCACATGACAACACAGCCATGGAGTGTGACAAGGAGACCGAATGA
- the LOC5501709 gene encoding serine protease 23, producing the protein MVKKSEHFALLVSYLGLTLLIVSLEGTPNISPGSHLSATEYYRYLNQQRAIHTRGLVSRSREFSVLRNIKKLDSLKRNKRRIFWRDDRKKNDYSSYTLGTFSSSFKSNTKSISLKRKRRQIFGRDDRKEIDELSSTREPFVSSVKLWSDVMQCSGTLIGPCHVITAAHCIHNGKWFVSPLTAILVGVSNTSSTDDLDYFAVEGIYLPPEWLSGKDFSHEHDYALLKLTEATNIPYMDIKPLRLQTGTQVRMASFPSDKKYGTKWFTKCKILGDLGEGMFKHYCDAVVGSSGAGMYVSGRLAHARKPVLVGILVSFWELMKGKRPVTGANTAVRITPFLQQRVNRFRDVFNKC; encoded by the exons ATGGTAAAGAAAAGTGAACACTTCGCTCTCTTGGTGTCCTACCTAGGATTGACCTTGTTGATAGTGTCACTCGAGGGAACGCCAAATATATCACCTGGCTCACATCTAAGTGCAACCGAATATTATAGATACCTCAATCAACAAAGAGCAATACACACTCGGGGGCTTGTAAGTCGTTCTCGTGAATTTTCCGTTTTACGGAACATTAAAAAGTTGGATTCTTTGAAGAGAAATAAGCGACGGATATTCTGGAGGGATGATAGGAAGAAAAACGACTACTCGTCATATACTCTTGGAACTTTCTCTTCTTCTTTTAAGTCGAATACGAAGTCAATTTcgttgaaaagaaaaaggcgGCAAATATTTGGTAGGGATGATAGAAAGGAAATCGATGAATTGTCGTCTACACGGGAACCTTTCGTCTCGTCGGTAAAATTGTGGTCGGACGTAATGCAGTGCAGTGGGACGCTGATTGGACCTTGTCACGTGATCACGGCTGCTCATTGTATCCACAATGGAAAG TGGTTCGTGTCACCGCTGACCGCAATTCTCGTGGGCGTGTCGAACACATCAAGCACAGACGATCTTGACTATTTTGCTGTCGAGGGGATCTACCTGCCGCCCGAATGGCTTTCTGGGAAGGACTTCAGTCATGAGCACGATTACGCGCTCCTAAAACTCACCGAAGCTACAAAcataccatatatggacatAAAACCGCTGAGGCTCCAAACGGGTACTCAGGTGAGAATGGCAAGCTTTCCTTCAGACAAAAAATACGGCACGAAATGGTTCACAAAGTGTAAAATTCTTGGAGACCTTGGCGAAGGGATGTTTAAGCACTATTGTGACGCTGTTGTGGGAAGTTCCGGCGCAGGCATGTATGTCAGCGGTAGATTAGCGCATGCGCGTAAGCCTGTGCTAGTCGGGATATTGGTGAGCTTTTGGGAGCTCATGAAAGGGAAGCGACCAGTGACGGGTGCTAATACAGCAGTCAGGATTACACCATTTCTCCAGCAACGAGTCAATAGGTTTAGGGACGTGTTTAACAAGTGTTGA
- the LOC5501708 gene encoding serine/threonine-protein phosphatase 2A activator isoform X2 — MAASEESKVAFVEPKREIFQPQDVAKWESSQAYHDLVEFILLLGEAVKNKKTRVELNISENCLKLIEVLDTMDKWIEEIPPVEQPQRFGNKAFRDWFDKMEENSEAFVKSLLSEEYQGATVELRAYFKDSFGNRVRIDYGTGHEASFVCFLCCLFKLRILQDSEKDAIVLRIFNRYLSMMRKLQNTYRMEPAGSQGVWGLDDFQFLPFIWGSAQLIGHRQMSPKAFLDSSIVDSFYKDYMFLDCVRFINTMKSGPFHEHSNILWNISGVPNWGKVNSGLVKMYKAEVLSKFPVIQHFVFGNLMSIEPAECFKKPPQPQ; from the exons atggcggcaagTGAGG AATCTAAGGTTGCCTTTGTAGAGCCAAAGAGGGAAATTTTCCAACCGCAAGACGTAGCCAAATGGGAGAGCTCACAG GCTTATCATGACCTAGTGGAGTTTATCTTGTTACTGGGAGAGGCagtaaaaaacaagaaaacacgAGTAGAGCTTAATATCTCAGAG AACTGCCTTAAACTTATTGAAGTTCTGGATACAATGGACAAATGGATTGAAGAGATCCCACCAGTTGAACAGCCCCAGAGATTTGGGAATAAAGCATTTAGGGATTGGTTTGATAAGATGGAAGAG AACTCTGAGGCTTTTGTTAAGTCTTTGTTATCTGAGGAATACCAAGGAGCCACAGTAGAACTTAGGGCTTATTTCAAAG ATAGTTTTGGTAACAGAGTGAGAATTGACTATGGAACAG GCCACGAGGCATCTTTTGTTTGCTTCTTGTGCTGTTTGTTCAAGCTCCGTATATTACAAGATTCAGAAAAAGATGCTATAGTATTAAGGATATTTAACAG ATATTTAAGCATGATGCGCAAGCTACAGAATACATACAGAATGGAGCCTGCAGGAAGTCAGGGCGTCTGGGGCTTAGATGACTTTCAGTTTCTGCCATTCATATGGGGCAGTGCCCAACTCATAG GTCATCGACAAATGTCCCCTAAAGCATTTTTGGATTCTTCAATTGTTGACTCATTTTACAAGGACTACATGTTCCTGGATTGCGTCCGGTTTATAAACACT ATGAAAAGTGGTCCGTTTCATGAACACTCCAATATCTTGTGGAACATTAGCGGGGTGCCAAACTGGGGCAAGGTCAACTCTGGTCTCGTCAAGATGTACAAGGCGGAG GTTCTGTCCAAGTTCCCTGTTATTcagcattttgtttttggaaaTTTGATGTCAATCGAGCCAGCAGAATGTTTCAAGAAGCCACCTCAGCCTCAATAG
- the LOC5501712 gene encoding netrin receptor DCC isoform X3: protein MIHRNSKSGFVFQLLVIWASHGLAHGVFILRFVKSPPRVTQVPERSVAILPCAAESILQPLTYKWLLNGQLLSIRSNGNYTWQGYQGNLLIPSLRQNSLNDGGLFQCTASNSLGSILGPISVLRVAYLEPYEGQAILKGYSKYTFESFCLDPPLVTSVPMATVTWSRVTGSVIHDGDKLGRVLIASGGHLCVLAADNTDIDMYTCTLNNPVTQQSFSIKHSVALVGMSTSQKLSFLKRPRDAQVVEGRDQFVVFECIMSWEVEYLGNYTYNGYYFPVKPKISWYKGNNVLSPSSKYGFVHNTTSTKIAIYRPTKADEGTYRCVAIDTSNVVFVAQAQLTVKTEIEESSPKFDGTLPPSMVAFLGKSAKITCPRARGALTYTWYHNAVPVSPDHRVSVTSNGSLLIKDVMRPDNGIYQVFAENSFGKSSAEPVYLLVSELNVISTTSTSPSPLPSPSPTSITPPASVTLPNSTNSIQPTTVAKEQPSSREPFTEPNTRLPSSKKVEPWKNIPGSKYFPGRDGSTESAGLGAKMEQSRTERWRTIALVCLVTIGLVVLGLIVLFTYYKRKNLLKLPSVSFSKNTRRLSHSESTTPDYDLRLDSKNPLYGDSRTNREESSIYLDSQDPHKDKNHPYSGIHPDGSGAFPSRTSTRETSTTSNIYEPVASLEILEASNGIQGTSCDLQGASHDNTAMECDKETE, encoded by the exons TTATTCTGCGGTTTGTGAAGAGTCCCCCACGAGTGACACAAGTTCCAGAAAGATCTGTTGCTATCCTTCCCTGTGCTGCGGAGTCCATCTTGCAACCACTTACATACAAATGGCTTCTTAACGGTCAGCTGCTGTCGATCAGATCAAATGGAAACTACACATGGCAAGGTTACCAAGGAAACCTGCTTATACCCAGTCTCCGCCAGAATAGTCTCAATGACGGCGGTTTGTTTCAATGCACTGCaagtaattccttggggtcgATACTGGGGCCTATTTCTGTACTGAGAGTCGCTT ATCTCGAACCGTACGAAGGACAAGCTATCTTAAAAGGATACTCCAAATACAcattcgagtcattctgctTGGACCCGCCCCTCGTGACAAGCGTTCCTATGGCAACTGTCACGTGGTCAAGGGTCACTGGTAGCGTCATCCATGATGGGGACAAGTTGGGAAGAGTGCTGATAGCGTCAGGCGGTCACCTCTGTGTCCTGGCCGCGGATAACACGGACATAGACATGTACACGTGCACCTTGAATAACCCCGTCACCCAACAATCATTTTCGATAAAACACAGCGTGGCTTTAGTAG GGATGTCGACAAGTCAAAAGCTGTCGTTTCTCAAGCGCCCGCGTGACGCCCAAGTGGTCGAAGGACGTGACCAGTTCGTGGTGTTTGAGTGTATCATGTCCTGGGAAGTGGAATACTTAGGGAACTATACCTACAACGGCTATTA TTTTCCAGTTAAACCCAAGATCTCGTGGTACAAAGGGAACAACGTGTTATCACCAAGTAGCAAGTATGGCTTCGTGCATAATACAACGTCTACAAAGATCGCTATTTACCGCCCTACCAAGGCCGACGAGGGGACATACAGATGCGTGGCAATAGATACAAGCAATGTTGTGTTTGTAGCCCAAGCTCAACTTACCGTCAAGACTGAGATAGAAG AATCCAGTCCAAAGTTTGATGGTACTTTACCTCCCTCAATGGTCGCCTTCCTGGGAAAATCAGCCAAGATCACCTGCCCTCGCGCGAGAGGGGCGTTAACCTACACGTGGTACCACAACGCCGTCCCAGTCTCACCTGATCACAGGGTCTCAGTCACGAGTAATGGCAGCCTGTTGATCAAAGATGTCATGAGGCCTGATAACGGGATATATCAGGTTTTTGCAGAGAATTCGTTCGGAAAGAGCAGTGCGGAGCCTGTATACTTACTCGTCTCAG AGCTTAATGTAATAAGCACAACGTCtacatcgccatcgccattgccatcaccatcacctacGTCAATAACACCACCTGCATCAGTAACTCTGCCAAACTCAACGAATTCCATTCAACCAACAACGGTTGCCAAGGAGCAGCCGTCATCAAGGGAACCATTCACAGAACCCAATACAAGGTTACCCAGTTCCAAGAAGGTTGAGCCCTGGAAAAATATACCAGGCAGCAAATATTTCCCCGGAAGAGACGGGTCAACAGAAAGTGCTGGACTTGGTGCGAAAATGGAGCAGAGCAGGACGGAAAGATGGAGGACGATTGCCTTGGTCTGCCTGGTAACTATTGGCCTTGTGGTGCTTGGTCTTATAGTTCTGTTTACTTATTATAAAAG AAAAAACTTGCTCAAACTTCCAAGCGTATCGTTCTCGAAGAACACCAGGCGTCTCTCGCACAGTGAAAG CACCACACCGGACTACGATCTACGACTCGACAGCAAGAACCCTCTTTACGGGGACAGTCGGACAAACAGAGAAGAAAG CAGTATATACCTTGATAGTCAAGACCCGCACAAGGACAAGAATCATCCGTACAGCGGTATACATCCTGACGG TTCCGGTGCGTTCCCGTCACGTACTTCAACGAGAGAAACTTCGACGACAAGCAACATTTACGA GCCTGTGGCCAGCCTAGAAATACTGGAGGCATCAAATGGCATACAAGGAACATCATGTGACCTTCAGGGAGCATCACATGACAACACAGCCATGGAGTGTGACAAGGAGACCGAATGA
- the LOC5501708 gene encoding serine/threonine-protein phosphatase 2A activator isoform X1, translated as MAASEESKVAFVEPKREIFQPQDVAKWESSQAYHDLVEFILLLGEAVKNKKTRVELNISENCLKLIEVLDTMDKWIEEIPPVEQPQRFGNKAFRDWFDKMEENSEAFVKSLLSEEYQGATVELRAYFKDSFGNRVRIDYGTGHEASFVCFLCCLFKLRILQDSEKDAIVLRIFNRYLSMMRKLQNTYRMEPAGSQGVWGLDDFQFLPFIWGSAQLIGHRQMSPKAFLDSSIVDSFYKDYMFLDCVRFINTMKSGPFHEHSNILWNISGVPNWGKVNSGLVKMYKAEAAQHNDDDYKDKDERANTCQNQYVPGLQGHNEQRAAWYDRLDLE; from the exons atggcggcaagTGAGG AATCTAAGGTTGCCTTTGTAGAGCCAAAGAGGGAAATTTTCCAACCGCAAGACGTAGCCAAATGGGAGAGCTCACAG GCTTATCATGACCTAGTGGAGTTTATCTTGTTACTGGGAGAGGCagtaaaaaacaagaaaacacgAGTAGAGCTTAATATCTCAGAG AACTGCCTTAAACTTATTGAAGTTCTGGATACAATGGACAAATGGATTGAAGAGATCCCACCAGTTGAACAGCCCCAGAGATTTGGGAATAAAGCATTTAGGGATTGGTTTGATAAGATGGAAGAG AACTCTGAGGCTTTTGTTAAGTCTTTGTTATCTGAGGAATACCAAGGAGCCACAGTAGAACTTAGGGCTTATTTCAAAG ATAGTTTTGGTAACAGAGTGAGAATTGACTATGGAACAG GCCACGAGGCATCTTTTGTTTGCTTCTTGTGCTGTTTGTTCAAGCTCCGTATATTACAAGATTCAGAAAAAGATGCTATAGTATTAAGGATATTTAACAG ATATTTAAGCATGATGCGCAAGCTACAGAATACATACAGAATGGAGCCTGCAGGAAGTCAGGGCGTCTGGGGCTTAGATGACTTTCAGTTTCTGCCATTCATATGGGGCAGTGCCCAACTCATAG GTCATCGACAAATGTCCCCTAAAGCATTTTTGGATTCTTCAATTGTTGACTCATTTTACAAGGACTACATGTTCCTGGATTGCGTCCGGTTTATAAACACT ATGAAAAGTGGTCCGTTTCATGAACACTCCAATATCTTGTGGAACATTAGCGGGGTGCCAAACTGGGGCAAGGTCAACTCTGGTCTCGTCAAGATGTACAAGGCGGAG GCAGCACAacacaatgatgatgattacaaGGATAAGGATGAGAGAGCCAACACCTGCCAGAACCAATATGTACCAGGTCTCCAAGGTCATAACGAACAGAGAGCGGCCTGGTACGATAGACTAGACCTAGAATAA